CGATGGTCATGGCCGGAGCCGGGGTGCTCCAGCTCATGGCGAAGTGGGCCATCGATCGCCCCCGTCCCAACCTGGACGCCTGGGGTTTTCCGAGCGCCCACGTTCTGAGCCTGGTCGTTCTCTTTGGCTACATCGCGTATGTCGCCGGCACGTCGAGGGCGCGGCACCCGTGGCGGGGTCTCGGTGTGGCCGCCTGTGCGGCCGTCGTCGGGACCGTCGCGTACAGCCGGATGTATCTCGACGCGCACTGGCTTTCCGACGTCCTCGGCGGGTTCAGTATCGGTCTGGCGTACCTTCTCGGCGCCCTCTGGCTGATCCGATCGACCCCCGCCCTTCCGGAGGCGGCCGTCCGGGCCATGATGCCGGCGGGAAGCGAGGTCGACGACTTGCTGGATGGCGTCGCGACGGGGAAGTTGAGCGCCGAGTCTCTCGTTGCCGCCGCGACGGCCGGATCCTGACGAGCGCGGCGCCCCCTGATCTCTGATCGGCCCCCTCCGGGCTCTGCGCCTCGAGGACCGCGTATCCCCACCACCCGGGTCCGGACGGCCAGCGAGCGAGCCAGCGCTCTCCGTCAGAAGCGGACGCTCACCTGGACGGCCGCGAAGGGGCCGGAGCCGACGTCGATCCGGTTGTGGTCGCGGTCCGAGTAGCTTTCGCCCTCGAAGTAGAAGCGGTCGAAGGCATACCCGCCCGAGAGTCGGATTCCCACGTGCCGCAAGTCGAACCGCGCGCCCGCCGTGAGCCGCTTCTCGTAGTAGTAGAGCTTGTCGTCTTTGTTCTGGCGATCCGCGCGGAAGTAGCGGTCGTTGTCCCAGTCGAAGCCGACGTAGAAGCGTAACGGCCGGAAAGGGCGGTAGGTGATGCGCGCGCGGACTCTCCGGAGCGGGAAATATTGGGCCTCCAGCGTGAGCGGTTCGAGGGGCCGGTACTCGACCGACGTGAAGGGGAACCCGATGACGGCCTTGAAGCGCTCCGAGGGGGCGTACAGGTAGGCGAGTCCCGGAATCGGAAAGCCCCCCAGGATCTCCTGGTCGGTTGCGTAGATCAGGCTGAACAGCCACGCATTGGACTCCCGGTGGGGAACCCGCAGCATCCCGATGGCCCGCACGTACAGCTCGTCCTCGCTGGCGAACGGCTCGTCGCTGGCCGAGCCCACGGTCAGGAGCGCCCCGGCGATCCAGCCGTTGTCGAGCTGGTGGCGATAGCTGCCGCTGGCCCGCACGTCCCAGAGCTCCCCGGGAAAGCGCCCGCCCGTGTCGGGCAGGATCGCGCGGGTGTCGAGGTCCT
This genomic interval from Candidatus Methylomirabilota bacterium contains the following:
- a CDS encoding phosphatase PAP2 family protein; this encodes MGKALVLGALLSLIGFLMLTILVILHDFDGADRLARAVVQEPRHPLFRSSMEMASFLGGEPGQFVVVCFGSVLLWRRRGRWGLWLPMVMAGAGVLQLMAKWAIDRPRPNLDAWGFPSAHVLSLVVLFGYIAYVAGTSRARHPWRGLGVAACAAVVGTVAYSRMYLDAHWLSDVLGGFSIGLAYLLGALWLIRSTPALPEAAVRAMMPAGSEVDDLLDGVATGKLSAESLVAAATAGS